Part of the Quercus robur chromosome 5, dhQueRobu3.1, whole genome shotgun sequence genome, GATAAACAATAGGTTCTTTGAAGAAATTGGGTTTGATTCATACGATTTTCCGTCAGATCGAACTTTTACTTCATAGATGCCTTGGTTTCTAACTAAACTTTTTTCAGTGTTTTGTATAATTGACTTTAGTGGGTGATCTTTATATTTGGTTAAGATTGCTTTTTGGATAATTATAACAtgtacaccaaaaaaaaaaaaaaaaaaagctttaggAGGTTAGTGGATTTTGATCCCCTTGTGTTATTTAGCAacaatttcaagttttaaagCATTTGGCTTTTTTAGCTGTTTGATTTGTGGTTTCTATTGCCATAATCCAAGGAGGGACAACGTTTAACATCATCCCAGAGTCTGCTACAATAGCTGGGACTTTTAGGGCTTTCAACAAGAAAAGCTTCCTTTTGGTTACCCAAGTCTGGTTGGGCTAAACGGGGCCCACAGAGCCTGGTGGGGCAGGTCTGGGCCCTGAAAAAAATCCGTTTAATAATCGGGCCGGGTTTGGGTTGCGGGTCTAGGCCCGCGGGTTAGGTCCGGATATGCAAAAACCTGGCCCAAACCCggcccgttgccattcctatttATGAGATGGTCTCATGAAACAAATTTTTCTATGAAATTGCTACCACACGTAAGCTTGTATACGTGACTCACTTTAACCTACTAACAGGGGCTATTCCGCCCATAGAAGCATCCCTTCGGAAAGGTTCATTTCTGTCCCCATCCACCTAGCGTAAGATTTGTGATACTATTGCCGTCTTCGTTACTCAGTTACTCTCTGCACTTTTCGCCAATGACAACAAATTCGtaggaaaaaattaataaaaaatcaaggtGGCTcgacttattattttgttgacTAGCTATTATTAAATGTTAATTCAGCCCCTTGTGTAAGTGTTTCTTACTATAGAAAACATTGGAGGACGTTGCGGAAAGCACAAGAGTCTGAGTTAATCATGACAATGAAGTTGCCTCAGCCTTGCAGATTCAACCTGTGCCTGACCCTTTTGGTCCTTTACTTTCTGATCAGCTTCCTCAGCCATACCAGAACTGAGGCCGTTGCAACTTACCTCTATCATAACTGTCCAAACACCACCACTTTCATCCCCAACAGTACCTACCAATCCAATCTCAATCACCTCCTCATATACCTCTCATCCAACGCCACAGGAGACGTTGAATTCTACAACGCCACCGCCGGGAACTCCGTGGACACAGTCTACGGCCTCTTCCTATGCCGCGGCGACCTCTCCGCCGACACCTGCCAAAGCTGCATCGCCGACGCAACAGAAGACATAGTCCAGCGCTGTCCCACGGAGAGAGTAGCCGTGGGTTGGTACGACGAATGCATGTTACGCTACTCTGACCAGTATTTCTTTGGCAGCATGGTCACCGACCCTAACGTGATATTGAGTAACACACAGAATATTTCGGACCAAGCCCGGTTTGATCAGCTAGTGAGAGCAACAATGAACGATTTGGCAAGTGGGATTATAAATCTTAGTACTGGGGTAAAGAAGTTTGGGACGAAACAAGCGAATTTCACAGCGCTGCAAAATGTGTATACACTTGCTCAGTGCACGCCGGACCTGTCGGGTTACGATTGCAACAGATGTCTTCAGTCAGCAATACAGAATCTGCCGAGTGGAAAGCAAGGGGGAAGAGTTTTGTTTCCCAGTTGTATTGCTAGGTTTGAAATTTACCTGTTTTATCTCACGGGTAACACATCGGCGCCGCCGCCAATGCTTGTTCCTCCGCCTCCAACACCGAAAGGTaaagctttctttttatttattttttaaatttattattattaattttttttttttaaaatttctcttCAGCAGATCAAAAGTCGTTGTCGTGGTTTCGCACTATTCAGTTTCACCAAGTATTTAGCTTTTGACTGcctcaaattatttatttattgttcgTTTCAAAAGATTGAGAAATTAGGTGCAAATACAATCACCGGCAAAGCGCAGACATGAAAGTCATGATGAGTAATGTGTACTTAATACttagagcatccgtagcagatgttccaaaaattatgccattttaccacatcaaatgcctactttattattttaccacatcattttacaacatcctatttatcagatgttttataattcaattctatacattaaaataatatttactacacattaaaataatatttactacacatcaacacaataaataaacaacaaacAATATACCACATCTCTTCCGTACCGTGGCAAATTTGCCACGGTACTGttcaatgttgcaaaaaaaataaaatttaccacaTCTACTAAATGGGCTAAAATTGGgtttggtgtgggatatgtgccaaatatttagcatttggcacatatcccacatctagTGTGGGTGCTCTTATAGACCCAgaccaataataaaaataaaaagagtttaaattccATTAATATATATGAGTTgagtccaaaattttttaaaactgatTAATTTGGTAGTTAAAGCTAACTTAATCCACAAATACTATTAGactaattaatcattttttttctcaactgtCTTATGAATTAAGTtagttttagagaaaaaaattagttaGTTTTAAAAAGTCTTAGACTTAGTTAGCATGAGCCAAAATCTTAGAGCATGTTAATggaatttgccaaaaaaataaaagacccGGTAAAAATAGACAAAATGGGTATGATATGATTCTTTTCACAATAAGTAGAAATATGTgagcattatatatatatatatatatatatatatgagataaaattatacacaaatttaatctaagtgtatgtgtgtaaaactcttTTTGAGAAACGTGGATCTCAACTTTTACCTGCCTTACACCTTACAAgtatttatatttgtgaagtgaCTATTACATCAGAGGTGAGCCTATAGTATCTAATGTGCAAGTGGTTCTAGTGAATAATTATTTGTACAAAAAGCAATTATTGATAGgacattatatatttatattgtagtGGTTCAGGTGAATAAATTTACATTTTACCGTACAAAGTAAAAGAAGAATTTCCCTTAttaatgtcatttttatttgtttcctattcattattttaatagttgTGAAGGAAGTTATAGAATTAGTTGCGTTCCTGGGCTTCCAATTCATTATTTTcacttctcattcttcttctttttactatAGGTAGTGAGTTAGGCTTAAGCCAATAACAATATTTAAATCAAAATGGGTCTATTTGCTTTGGGTGAAAAACGGAGATGCCGAAAACTGAGAAGTGAAATAATGTAGTGATTAccattttctctttgtttggtAGACAAGGAAACtcagaagaaagaaagaggggcAGGGAGTATTTTATCCTTTGACCCCACAATATATTTCCCTCCTATACGGAGAGATGAAAAATGTAAGTCTTATTGAGTTTGTAGTGCTGGTAAACCATAACGAAAAGTACGTTTATTGAGTCAGAATAATGTACTTTCAAGTCTAAGacaaaaaaactcaagtttagGATGAAAAAAGTGAGATGCAATATGGTTCTATCGATTATTGTTTGATTGCTCTCGATTGTTGtttgatcgattgaaaatcacaaatcaacaaaaatcagCAAACGTAAAAAGCCAATAACTAAACCGTTTGAAGCCCAAATCATGATCCGTTTTTTgtagtatttaaaggacattataagctaaccctaggtggggtttttagagagagaagagtgcgTCTTGTGCCTCCAATTTTAGATCTAAGGTTTTTGTATCCAGAACTCTCTAAAATCTTCTACCGGCAATATTCTTTGAAGAAACTCAAGATCCGGTACTATAGAAGTTGTTGCAACAAGATCAAAAATTGCTAATGATCTAAagttttgagtgggatctcagaGTCACAAACATGAGTGTTTGTGTTcaacaaattcaaatagaagAGTCCATAGATTCGGAGTTGATTGTAGTCACGTGAGTAAGTATTACAAGAGATAGCTTTAGATTTTAGGGAGAAAGTCTATTGTAAAACTTTCATCCTATCATTGTGAATTTATTGTCTTGAGGATAgtttaggttaaattctccccaaATTATTTACCTTGTATTGGACGGTTTCATTGATTTttctgggtcatcatatcacttgtcttctttacttttccgcaTTTAATGATATAATTGTTTGTGTTTAACTTAGATtagaataataaacctaagtgtcaacttggttaattaattaggttaaaaaatttgagtatacaggggtctaaacaaactaaCAAAAGCATTGCTAGGTGCTACAAATTGTGGTTGGTTTATTCGTTGGCTACAGCTTCTTTCTATTTTCAACTTTAATTAGAATATAGGTTATTATTCTGGTAGCTCTTAATCATGAGTGTCAACTGGTTagtattcaataaaaaaaaatattatttataatattatttgaataGCGTtactaattataaaaatataaaccatTCTATTGTGTAGCTTACCAATGAACCAGAATATTGTTTATGCAGGAAAAAGTCATATCTCATCGCTGACAATTATTGCCATTGTTGCTCCCATAATAGTCTCGGTGGTGCTATTCTTTATGGGCTACTGCTTCCTTATGAGAAGGAAAGCAAGCAAAACTGTACAGAAAGAAAATGGTAAAGAATAAACTgttagattttataaattcttATATTCCCTAATGTTAAACTTGTAGTGACTTACGTTTACTGTTTTCTTGTGCAGCTGCTAATGAAATTTCGATTGTAGAGTCCTTGCAATTTGATTTTGCTACCATTGAAGCTGCCACCAATAAGTTCTCAGATGATAACAAACTAGGTGAAGGTGGATTTGGTCAGGTTTACAAGGTACATGATagttttttgggtaaattgtaAGGCACATGATAGTTTGAGaaattggattttacaccttgagGTTTCATTCTGTTAGCAAAACCCAACCCCTCATTAGTGACTTATCTATGTGGCTGTTAAATGACATGCTGGGGCTgatgtgtaaatttttttctgcCAAATCACACCCCCAAAATGAGTTCGTTTCACAtgtttttgaattcaaaaacaCCTGGGTTATTGATATACGCTGTTTTGGCTCAAAATACAAAACAAGTATTCTGTCGCTGCTTCaccataaataaaaacccattcCCAAACTTGCTGATGCTCCCCACTCACCTCAATGAATTTCATCTCATATAGCACAACAAGCTCTCTTTTAGTATCTAAGGTTCCATCTTGTCTACTTTGAAGAATTAGAAATTTGAATTACCAATAATTATTGCAAATGCTCCCCACGAACCCCAAGATCCCTCGTCACCCACAAAACCTCTCCATCTTGTTTGTTACAGCTTGCCCGCGATGGCGAGAGATCTGCTTTAGATCGACGGTGATGATTTGGGAATTTAGTTTTGTTGAAACAAGGTCGTTGCTTGCTGATATTGTGGTTTGTCTTCATCCAAAACATCGCTGTTTTGGAAGCAGCCAGtagtgctttttgttttttgacaTGTCGGCTACCAACTTGGCACTTAATAGCCACATAGGTGAATCACCAATAGAGGGTTGGATTTTGCTAACGGAACAAAAAGTTCAGTGTGTAAAATCCAACTTCTCAAATTTTAAGGTATAAAATCCAAGtaaccccaaactttaggggtatatttgcaatttaccctagttttttcattatttgcttactttttgttgataattctACTCATTTATGAATAGTTAATTCAGAGCAAGCTAAATCTTTTGTATTATTGAAATAGAAAGAGGTAAATAATCCTAAGTTGAAGTATATTTTTAGGGCATACTTCCAAATGGACAAGAGATAGCTGTAAAGAGGTTATCACGAAGCTCTGGACAAGGTGCAGGAGAATTTAAAAATGAGGTTGTATTGGTAGCCAAGCTTCAACATAGAAATCTTGTACGGCTTTTGGGATTTTGTTtggaaggagaagaaaagatACTTGTCTACGAATTTGTGCCCAACAAAAGCCTTGACTACTTTCTATATGGTATGTTCCTTGCAATcatattctatttttattttgtcttagGAAATGTGAGATTAAGTTTTAACCTCAAAGGGAAGACCAAATAGATCTATTCAAAAAGGGTCTAGCTTGCAGTTTACTTAGCTATTTAGAAATTCATCATGGTCTTGTGTAACATACAAGAGATGAAATTactaaatttcttttctatatatagttttcaaaaaaaaaaaaaattctgaagtTAATTGAATTAGTTGAATGTGTATGTGAATTTATACGATTATTCTAATTAGAATATGGAattttgatgaacttgtagaACCTGAAAGGCATGGAAAATTAGAATGGTCTAAACGTTACAAGATTATTGGTGGGATTGCTCGAGGAATGCTTTATCTT contains:
- the LOC126727221 gene encoding cysteine-rich receptor-like protein kinase 10; amino-acid sequence: MTMKLPQPCRFNLCLTLLVLYFLISFLSHTRTEAVATYLYHNCPNTTTFIPNSTYQSNLNHLLIYLSSNATGDVEFYNATAGNSVDTVYGLFLCRGDLSADTCQSCIADATEDIVQRCPTERVAVGWYDECMLRYSDQYFFGSMVTDPNVILSNTQNISDQARFDQLVRATMNDLASGIINLSTGVKKFGTKQANFTALQNVYTLAQCTPDLSGYDCNRCLQSAIQNLPSGKQGGRVLFPSCIARFEIYLFYLTGNTSAPPPMLVPPPPTPKGKSHISSLTIIAIVAPIIVSVVLFFMGYCFLMRRKASKTVQKENAANEISIVESLQFDFATIEAATNKFSDDNKLGEGGFGQVYKGILPNGQEIAVKRLSRSSGQGAGEFKNEVVLVAKLQHRNLVRLLGFCLEGEEKILVYEFVPNKSLDYFLYEPERHGKLEWSKRYKIIGGIARGMLYLHEDSRLRIIHRDLKASNVLLDEDMSPKISDFGMAKIFGVDQTQGNTSRVVGTFGYMSPEYVMHGQFSTKSDVYSFGVLILVILSGKKNTSFYQSDGPVDLLSFAWKHWKDGTLLEFLDPTLADSYLRNEVIRCLHIGLLCVQENPVDRPTMASIVVMLNSYSITLPSPQNPAYFRTEQSMPLVELESDKSKRKSMPLSVSEASITEVYPR